The segment AAAATCAGAATAGATCAGACAGAGCGGCCCTTGTGGGCCGCCATCTTAGCCCCCCTAAAAACCGAGATTAATAAAACTAATACAATAAGATAAAATACGTTAGTCCCAAGGATATTAAAATGATCGACGACGAGCGCATGACATATAAAGAATTAAGAGATATGTTTTTGGGTTGCTTTTATGATTGTTGTAGAAACAAACTACAACTATATATAAAAACGGGTGAGAAGAATGACTATGATGGTGAAGAAATTGGATATGCTTCCTATCAGTTTGAGAACACTCCCTTTATACCTATTGAAAGCCTGATGTTAAATGTCTTTAAGCTTATTTTAATCTCGGGCAGGGAACCTGAAGATGTACAAGATAGTATCCGGAAATCAATAACCACTATTTTAGCGGAAAAACCTCTGGAAGAACTGATTAAAGATATCGGAGAAGATGAGAAGAAAGACTTACTTTATGACATGCAACTACTAGGATTGATTGAAAAAAAACCTAAATAACTCAGGCAGAGCGGCCCTTGTGGGACGCTACTCAAAAGATGAATAAATTATCTTCAGCACGACTTTTATAGGTGAAATCTATACAATAGCAATGACAGCGATATCGTTGGCGAAGTAGTTGGAAGCATCGGAGATTTATTATAATGAACCCTATCCACTCAAGATTAAACACTATAGCCCACGACTTTCAAACATGTCTAGAATGCCATGCATTACTAGCAATCTATCCTGGTGAAATGCACCCCGATAACATTAGTGAATTACTAAATATCGAGCCGACAGAAAAATTTGTAGCTGGAGATGAAATAACAAATTCTATTGGACGCACACGAAAGGTAAATATATCATCATGGTTTCTTTCCTCTGAAAACAATGTTGAGTCGAAAGATTTAAGGGCACATATTGATTGGGTCATCGATAAGCTCAATGGCTCTCATTCCGGATTACGCGAGTTGCAAAGCACTTCTGGCGTAAAAATGTCACTAAGGTGTGTATGGTGGTCTGCATATGGTGACGGCGGCCCCGTTCTTTGGCCAGAGCAAATGAAGGCATTAGCTGATTTAGATCTAGAGTGTGCCCTTAATATTTACTTTATCCCTGATGAATAAGTAAATAATATTACTGACAAGATGCCTGGATTTACAGCCAAGCATTAATATAATAAATACCACGGATAAAAATGAAAAAAAACGAAATATACATTGATATATTACAAGTGACATTACCTCATTTGCGTATGATTGCATCATCCAGTTTTCTTCACAGGCTTAGAGATCGTTCTGCCGTGTATGAGACACAGTTGATTCATGGATTCTATTCTTTGTTGTCTCATGAAGAATTTAAAGATGATGACATACGTTTCTTAAATCACCACTGTCGATATTACTATGAGAATTGTAACTCAAAAATTAGTATGCTTTATAACGATCACTTAAAGAGTTTTTCGGAACTTTTCTCAATTGTTCCAGAAAATTTCAAGGACAAGCTTGAATGGAAAGGACCCGAGATAATTTAAAATAAAGCAGACAAAGCGGCCCTTTCCGGGCCACTATGCCGGAAAGTCCCGATACGTTAAGGTGGGAATACTTTATAACAAAGATGCAATACTAAGTTCGTTTTTGACGGAGATAATTATGAGCACACAGGCATATGATGAAATAAAAAGCAATTTCGCCCATGCATGTTACGCCTATTGTAGAAATATGGTGAGTCATTCTATAGAAGGAAATATTGAAATGGATATGAATTTTCCTGAACAGGGTTTTGCTTATGAGGCTCTGGAAGGTTCTTTTTCCGAACCAATCGAAGACCTCATGCTTGAAATCATCACGATTATATTTATGGGCGGAAGGTGCATGCCAAAAACAGAACATTACCATAAAGAAAAAGTGTTAGATATTTTATCTAAAAATAATCTTAAAGAAATGACAAAATGTTTATCCGAAAATGATAAAAAAGAACTCCTTTATGATATGAAGATACTTGGACTAGTTGAAAAAACCTGAAACTAGCTAAGCAATAAATCACCCTATAAAAATTCCCTTAAGCTAAGAATATGACTGACATCATATTAAATAAATATAATCTATCAGGCAGGAAGGAAATAGTTCTCTTTGATCGACTAGGAATGGAAAACCTATACACAGGAGTCGAGATTGCAAGAAACATATATTTACTCGATGAACAGGAAGAGACAGTTTGGCAAGTAAGCAGCGATTTTGATAATGAAGTAAACCCATTTACAAACATGACATTGCATCGTGACGGTAGCATTACAGCATATCGATGGGATGGTGGAAATTATACAATTAACACCGAGGCTGGGTTCGCCATACCATCGATGCTCATGAAGTAGTCTTATTACTCGTCGGAACCACAGTTTTTTGTCGTGGCTCCGACGATGGTAGACCAACTCAGTAAAAAACTCAGGAGCCTACCGAAACAGGCTCCTTAAGCTCATTTACATCAATACCCTATCGCGGCCCCGGCTGGGCGGCGGATGTCGTTTGCGCCGTACAGGTAGCCTTCACGTACTTTGCCGGAGACTGCCGAGTCGTTGCCCGAATCCGCAGGCGTCACGCCCGCCGCGCCCGGTAAACCGACTAAAATCAGCTCCGCTGCGCCCCAAGGCGTTTGTTCCACCATCTTGTAGCCGCGCTGCTTCAGCAGGTTCAGCGTATCGGCAGACAACCCGCGCTGTTCGTAATACACCTCGTCCGGCAGCCACTGATGATGGATGCGCGGCGCGTCTACCGCTTCCTGCGGCGCCATGCCGTGATCGATGATATTCAGCGCCGTTTGCAGCGTGATAGTGATAATGCGCGAACCGCCGGGTGAGCCAAGCACCATGAAGACCTTACCGTCTTTCGTCACCAGCGACGGGCTCATGGACGAAAGTGGGCGCTTACCGGGGGCGATCGAATTACGCTCCCCTTGCACCAAACCGTACAGGTTTTTCTCGCCCACTTTCACCGTGAAGTCATCCATTTCGTTATTGAGGAAGAAGCCCGTACCCGGCGCGATCACCACCGAGCCAAAACGCCCGTTGACGGTATACGTGGTGGACACCGCGTTGCCCTGATTATCCACGATGGAATAGTGCGTGGTTTCCGGTCGCTCGTGCGGGCCAATCCCCGGCTGCACGTTTTTGGACGGCGTCGCGTTCTCCGGCTCGATTTGTTTGCGAATTTCAGCAGCGTAATCCTTACTCAACAGTCGCTCGACGGGATTGCTCACAAACGCCGGATCGCCGAGATACGTGTTGCGGTCCATGTACGCGTGGCGCATCGCTTCCGTCAGCACATGAACGGTGGCCGCCGAGTTAAAGCCTGTCGATTTAATGTCGTAGCCTTCGACAATATTGAGAATTTCACACATTGTGACGCCACCGGAACTGGGCGGCGGCGAAGAGACAAATTGATAACCGCGATAATTACAGGTCACCGGCGCCGTTTCGGTAATGCGGTAATTGGCAAAATCAGCCGCCGTCAGAATGCCGCCGCCCTGCTTTGCCGCGTTCTCCACCGCCTGCGGTATCGTACCTTTGTAGAAGGCATCCGGCCCTTTAGCGGCAATCGCCGCCAGCGTATTCGCCAGATCGGTTTGCACCAGCTTATCACCGGGCTGC is part of the Pectobacterium carotovorum genome and harbors:
- a CDS encoding DUF4279 domain-containing protein — its product is MNPIHSRLNTIAHDFQTCLECHALLAIYPGEMHPDNISELLNIEPTEKFVAGDEITNSIGRTRKVNISSWFLSSENNVESKDLRAHIDWVIDKLNGSHSGLRELQSTSGVKMSLRCVWWSAYGDGGPVLWPEQMKALADLDLECALNIYFIPDE
- the ggt gene encoding gamma-glutamyltransferase, with the translated sequence MRIRNTALGRAAAGKWLLSLSVTALLVSGTVQAASAPAVEAKNGMVVSSQYLASQIGVDIMKMGGNAIDAAVAVGYAQAVVNPCCGNIGGGGFMTLHLADGKDTFINFRETAPAAASANMYLNADGSVKKDASLYGYLAAGVPGTVLGLDTALQKYGKLTREQVMAPAIKLAREGFELTRADTDILDTTVKRFKADPEAARIFLRPDGSALQPGDKLVQTDLANTLAAIAAKGPDAFYKGTIPQAVENAAKQGGGILTAADFANYRITETAPVTCNYRGYQFVSSPPPSSGGVTMCEILNIVEGYDIKSTGFNSAATVHVLTEAMRHAYMDRNTYLGDPAFVSNPVERLLSKDYAAEIRKQIEPENATPSKNVQPGIGPHERPETTHYSIVDNQGNAVSTTYTVNGRFGSVVIAPGTGFFLNNEMDDFTVKVGEKNLYGLVQGERNSIAPGKRPLSSMSPSLVTKDGKVFMVLGSPGGSRIITITLQTALNIIDHGMAPQEAVDAPRIHHQWLPDEVYYEQRGLSADTLNLLKQRGYKMVEQTPWGAAELILVGLPGAAGVTPADSGNDSAVSGKVREGYLYGANDIRRPAGAAIGY